The nucleotide window TTCCTTTTACATTATTTTCTAAATGTGAAATATTTAATTTATCTAATTTTTTTTTATCACAATAAAAATTTTCATGATATAAATAGAAATTAAAAGATTTCTTTTTTTGTATTTTAGGAATTAAAAATTTATTTCTAATATCACAAACTGTTCTTCTTGATATTTTTATACCATATTTTTCAAATAAAATTTCAGATAATTGAGAATCTCCTTTTAATAAACTTATATCAGAATTTATCAACTCCTTTATATATAAAGAGTACAAAAATCTTTTTGGAGGTATTAAATAAGTCAATTTATATATATTATTTCCACATAAATATAAAACATTGTTCAAAATTTTTGACAAAATTGAAAGATCAATATAAGAATTATATTTTTCATAATATTTAACAATAAATGTTTTTCTATCAAAGATATTTATATCTTGATAATAATTTGTATTCAAAAATTGTTTTTGTAGTGAAAACAAAAGAGAAACTACATTAAATATAGTTTCATTTTTAATATTTACATTTAAAAGTTTTAAATGATTATCATTTTCTAATTTCTCTTTATATTCAAATTTCAATAAAAAGAGTTTAAAAAAATATACTGTATCTTTTTTATATTTTAGATAAGAATTTTTTATTTCATTTGAAAAA belongs to Arcobacter defluvii and includes:
- a CDS encoding GIY-YIG nuclease family protein, which codes for MKKIPFYLLINKLYNMSFKNYFNHLKKNILCTEWFKKACKDKKITIRYLSKNYFSNEIKNSYLKYKKDTVYFFKLFLLKFEYKEKLENDNHLKLLNVNIKNETIFNVVSLLFSLQKQFLNTNYYQDINIFDRKTFIVKYYEKYNSYIDLSILSKILNNVLYLCGNNIYKLTYLIPPKRFLYSLYIKELINSDISLLKGDSQLSEILFEKYGIKISRRTVCDIRNKFLIPKIQKKKSFNFYLYHENFYCDKKKLDKLNISHLENNVKGIYELSSNKINKYPFSKNSILYIGSSKNIKKRLWTYTSEYAHTEQIRNFLEKNEDVYFRIIKTLDYKEFEMHFINAFIDMNGELPKLNKQRVLNANSFV